In the genome of Marinomonas algicola, the window CTAACGCATCAATACGATCCGTTAATTTGTCGGCCACCATAAGCAAGGACTCTAACTCTTGCTTTTCAGACTGTTCTAACCCTTTAACCGATCGGGTCTTACTTCGGTAGTGCAAAAGTAGCCAAATAGGCGCGACCACAGTCATAAAAATAATGGTTGGCACGAATAAAAACACCGCCATACTCATATCAAAATCCTTACTGTTTAGAATGCATTAAAATCTTAAAATTAAACTACGGCTTAAAGTAAACGACTTTATTCGTTTACTTTTGTCATCTTTTCTTTCAGTTTAGCTAACTCATCATTAATTTTGTCATTATTTTCTAGCGCATCAATTTGTGATTTCAAATCCGTTTTAGATTCGGTTCCCATATCCATGGATTCGATTTGGCCTTCATAATCGTCCATGCGACGCTCAAAGCGTTCAAATTTATCAAACGCATCATCTATTGTGGCCTTGTTATTTTGGCGCTTCACTCTCAAACGGCTTTCCACACTGGATTGACGCATTAGCATGGCCTTTTGCTTGGCTTTAGCGTCCGTTAATTTGGTTTGTAATTGACCCACCTCTTCAGTTAAATGGTCAAGATGCTCATCCAAAGACGCCAATTCTTGGTCTACTATCTCTATTTCACGTTCAATTTGTTGCTTTTCATTAAGTGCGGCGCGGGCCAAATCTTCACGACCTTTTCCAATGGCTAACACGGCTTTCTCTTCCCATTCATGAGACTCTTGACGCATTCTATCTAAACGCCTTCCGGTTGTTTTTCGATCTGCAATCACTCTTGCTGAACTTGATCTTACTTCAACCAATGTCTCTTCCATTTCTTGGATCATCATGCGGATCATTTTCTGCGGATCCTCCGCCTTGTCCAACAGTGCAGTTAAGTTACTGTTAATAATATCCGTCATTCTTGAAAAAATACCCATGGCTAAACTCCTCATTGTTGACTGTGGTTTTGTATATGTACTTGATTCATTTACAAGCTTTATGCCAAAAGTATTAAGCAATTGATTTAAAAGAGTAAAAATAAAAAAACTAACGAAAGGAAATAGAAACCCGCCCAAAACATGGCCTTTAAAACCATTAAATGGTATAAAAAACCATTAAAAATGGTATTTAATACCTTATAGGTGGTCATGGATAATTATACGCAAAGAATAATCGGTAGCTCACAAGCGCTCTCTGACGCATTAGATCATGCCTCTTTACTCGCCAAGATAAATAGACCTGTTTTAGTGTGCGGAGAACGCGGTAGCGGTAAGGAAATGATCGCCCAAAGACTGCACTATTTATCGAATCGCTGGGATCAGCCCTATATCACGATTAATTGCGCGGCGATTAGCGAAAGCTTAATGGAAAGTGAGCTTTTTGGGCACGAAGCAGGTGCTTTCACTGGGGCGTCTAAATCCCACAAGGGGCACTTTGAAAAAGCCGACAAAGGCACCCTTTTCTTAGACGAGCTTGCTACCATGTCGTTGCGCTTACAGGAAAAATTACTGCGCTTAATTGAATACGGAGAATTTGAAAAACTCGGTGGCACTAAAACACTATCCGTTGACGTTAGGGTTATTGCCGCAACCAATGCAGACTTGGTGTCATTAAGTCAGATAGGTGAGTTCCGAGCCGATTTATTAGACCGGCTCGCTTTTGATGTTATCCAAGTTCCTCCCTTGAGAGCAAGACAAGATGACATAGAAGAACTCGCCAATTTTTTCGCCATAAGACTGACCTCTGAACTTCAATGGGATTACTTCCCAGGCTTTTCTGATAAATCACTACATGAGTTAAAAACACACCACTGGCCTGGAAACATAAGGGAGCTAAAAAACACAGTAGAACGCTCAGTTTATCGCTGGGGAGAGCAAGACACACAGATTGATACTATTATTATTGACCCTTTTAATGGTCTAACAAAGCACCCTATTCACACCCACAAGACCACCGACACAACGACACAGTCGGCCTTTCAAATAGAAAGCGGTCTGTCGCTAAAAGAACAAACCCAAAAGCTCCAAGTACATTTAGTAAAAGAGGCTCTCAAAAGCAACCAGCACAACCAGAAAAAAGCAGCCGACTCACTTGGTCTTAGTTACGATCAAATAAGAGGTCTCATTCGAAAACATGGGCTCAAATAGCCGATATCAAACCTTCCTATTTTATTTAATAGAAAAGCGTAGCCAGTATTAAGGGCCGCGATGATCGACAACTTCCGCTCCCTCCCGCTATCTCCCGCTATCTCCCGAAAAATGACACTTTCTTACAAAAAGAAAGTGAACTCACTTTTACAGCACAAATTTGGTATGTTAAAAAGACAACTCTCTTGCTAAGACTTAAGCAAAAGCAAGGCTAAACCAAACACAAGGAGTATCTTGCAATGCAGCTAACCCAATTACTCTATGCCAGCACCATCTGCGATGAATTATCTGTAGACGAAATAAACATGATTCTGAAATCATCGAGGAAGAACAATCCCGGTTCAGGCCTCACAGGGTTGCTGTATTTTAATCGTCGATATTTTTTACAGTGCATAGAAGGGGCAAGAACCGAGGTAAATGAGACCTTTCATCGTATCCAACAAGACACTAGACACAAAAACATCGTCATCCTTCATTATTCGGAGATTTCTGAGCGTTTTTTCCCAAATTGGGGGATGGGATACCTCACTGAGTCGAGCGCAACACAGTCTGTCTATATTCGTTTTGCTAACAATCCACTTTTTAACCCATACTTAATGAAAGGAGAGAGTGCCTTAGGCATGATAAAAGCGCTAAAAGCACTTAAAAGCGGCCAGCAATCACAGACCTAACGCGCTGTTTCATTTTACTTTCTTAGCGAGCCACTTAGCCATCACAGGTAAAAGATAAGTAGGTGCTTGAATTGCACCTGCAAGTGGTAAAAAAGCGGGACCTAATAGACTGCCGGCTATGGTATAAGTAAGCAAGACATTTCTATTCCCTGATGCTACAGCAGCCACAAACGCAAGTTCTACTCCTTTTACTCTGTATAGAAAAAAGCCACTGATAAAAAAACAGCCACATAACATGGTGGCAATCGCTAAATATTGATAAGCCAACATAGGCGACCTGTCCCACATCAAACGAAACTCACCAATCAAACCAAATGGAAAAGCAAAAACCAAGAGGACAGTATAAGGTGACACAGTCAATAAAAATCGAGAAACCTTTTCCGGACGTACAAACCGGTGAAGCAAAAAAGACAACAACATAGGCCCAAAAATAAAAATAACCAACCGTAAACAATACGACTGTATATCTAAAGCCATGCCATCCGAATGGGTAACGCATAACAGCAAGTAAATCGCGATTGGTAGCAAAAGCGTACTGGCTATGGTCATCGCCATCGCCATTAAGACATCAAAGCCTAACACTCTAATAATCGCCGGGGTTGCAAATAAAGAGCCTGTTGCTGCAACAGCGCCAATGGCCAACACTAACTCGTCTGTCGCCCCAAGCAGCAAGGACGCACCGATGCATAAAGCCATAAGGCCAAATGAGTGGTAACAAGCGTATTGCCATACGAGTGGTTTAACCAACATTCGAAGCAAAGCAGACGGTTTCATGCTTAATAGGGTAAGCACCATTAAGCTAAATAAGACATAAGGCAAAAAAGGGAAGAATGACAAGGAGTACTGAGGCATTAAAAAGCCAGCAATGGCAGCAACAAACATAAACACCAGTGAATGCTTTATGACAAAAGACAACATATAAAAATAGCCACATGAAAGACTGCTATAAAAAAACAGTCAGGAAAAGTAAAAAAGCGTGCGCAGTAAAAGCAGATTATTTCTTTAGCGAATAGCGTTTGTTTTCTTCAGGTAACTCAGGCATTTCAACAGGCCAGTTTTCCCGCGCTAAATCGAACGCTTCTCTTAGATTAGCCAGCTCATCTTTGGTACCATATTGTTGGACGTCCTTCTCCAATCGATTATTAGTGACGCCAAATTCAGACTTTGATACTAACAAAGTTGGAAAGAGTACTATTTTTTCAGACATAAATTTTCTCTATTGCATCCATATCTAGATATCTATCGTCACTCTATGGATAATCTTAAATAAACGCAATCCTCAAACGTGCAAACTCCTGGAAAAGCCATGAAATTTTTAATATCACCAGCAAAAACGCTTGATTTAACAAGCCAACCGCCAACCGAGCAACATTCTATCCCAGCATTTCTGGATAAATCGCAAACACTTATTACGACCATTAAACCTTACACGCCTGCCGACATTGCTAAACTCATGAAATTAAGCGATAAGCTTTCCACGTTGAATGTAGAACGCTATCAAGAATGGCAGCAGGAACATACAAAGGACAACAGCCGACAAGCGGTTTTCACCTTCATGGGAGATGTTTACACAGGTTTAGACGCCTATTCATTGAGCCATGAAGACATCCTCTATGCACAAGATAACCTGCGTATTTTAAGCGGTCTGTATGGGATATTAAAACCTCTTGATCTGATGCAAGCCTATCGATTAGAAATGGGCATAAAACTGGAAAAC includes:
- the pspB gene encoding envelope stress response membrane protein PspB, coding for MSMAVFLFVPTIIFMTVVAPIWLLLHYRSKTRSVKGLEQSEKQELESLLMVADKLTDRIDALEKILDVESPDWRYKEHAKSSRTQSDDLDS
- the pspA gene encoding phage shock protein PspA, giving the protein MGIFSRMTDIINSNLTALLDKAEDPQKMIRMMIQEMEETLVEVRSSSARVIADRKTTGRRLDRMRQESHEWEEKAVLAIGKGREDLARAALNEKQQIEREIEIVDQELASLDEHLDHLTEEVGQLQTKLTDAKAKQKAMLMRQSSVESRLRVKRQNNKATIDDAFDKFERFERRMDDYEGQIESMDMGTESKTDLKSQIDALENNDKINDELAKLKEKMTKVNE
- the pspF gene encoding phage shock protein operon transcriptional activator, with translation MDNYTQRIIGSSQALSDALDHASLLAKINRPVLVCGERGSGKEMIAQRLHYLSNRWDQPYITINCAAISESLMESELFGHEAGAFTGASKSHKGHFEKADKGTLFLDELATMSLRLQEKLLRLIEYGEFEKLGGTKTLSVDVRVIAATNADLVSLSQIGEFRADLLDRLAFDVIQVPPLRARQDDIEELANFFAIRLTSELQWDYFPGFSDKSLHELKTHHWPGNIRELKNTVERSVYRWGEQDTQIDTIIIDPFNGLTKHPIHTHKTTDTTTQSAFQIESGLSLKEQTQKLQVHLVKEALKSNQHNQKKAADSLGLSYDQIRGLIRKHGLK
- a CDS encoding BLUF domain-containing protein; this encodes MQLTQLLYASTICDELSVDEINMILKSSRKNNPGSGLTGLLYFNRRYFLQCIEGARTEVNETFHRIQQDTRHKNIVILHYSEISERFFPNWGMGYLTESSATQSVYIRFANNPLFNPYLMKGESALGMIKALKALKSGQQSQT
- the yaaA gene encoding peroxide stress protein YaaA, which translates into the protein MKFLISPAKTLDLTSQPPTEQHSIPAFLDKSQTLITTIKPYTPADIAKLMKLSDKLSTLNVERYQEWQQEHTKDNSRQAVFTFMGDVYTGLDAYSLSHEDILYAQDNLRILSGLYGILKPLDLMQAYRLEMGIKLENPKGANLYQFWKDILADEINQELDKDELLINLASNEYFKSVDVKQLKNDVISPVFLDEKNGQYKVISFYAKKARGLMARYLIEKRGQNYDALLNFDYSGYQYNKEKSTYNAPVFSRPESAQ